The sequence CTCGGACATCGTCGCATTCTACACCTGACCTGGAAGGGCCGAACGACGATCCAGCGCAGATATGACGGCTTTTCCGACGCGTTTCTTGCCGCGCAGCTTCCTGTTCTGGAGGACATGATCCTCGAGGCTGAAGGATATGAACCCAGACATGGCGAGGCCGCCATCAATGCCCTGCTTGATCATGATCCTGACATGCGAGGAGCCACCGCCATCTTCTGCGCCGCCGACAACCTGGCGCTTGGATGCCTAAAGGCACTGGCTGATCGCGACATTCGAGTGCCAGAGGCGATTTCCGTGCTGGGATTTGATGATATCGTGCGAGGTGAGTTCAGCCGTCCGCCATTGTCGACAATCAGTGTTCCGGCCGACAGGCTCGGCGCTGCTGCCTTGGCCCTGATCGAACAGCGGCTGATCGCCAATGACCCGCACCGGCCGGCCCACCGCCTGGAACTGGGATGCCATCTCGTGTTGCGTGGCAGCATTGCGCCGCCACGCTGACCGGGATCATTTCATCCCCGTTCCGGCGATCCCAGTGGTGATGTATTTCTGCAGAAACACGAACACGATCGTCACAGGGAGCAGGCTGAGAAATGTCATCGCAAGGATGTAGTGCCACTGCACCGAGAATTCTCCCTGAAACGCATTGAGGCCCACCTGCAGCGTAAAATTCTCGCGGCTGTTGAGGACAATAAGTGGCCAGAGGAAATCATTCCAGCGCCAAAGGACGGAGAAGATCGCCAGCACCGCCAAGGCAGGTGCTGTCAGCGGCAGAATGATACGCCAGAAGATACAGAATTCACTGGCCGCATCAACGCGTGCAGCCTCGATCAGTTCATCCGGTATCGTCAGCATATATTGTCGCAGCAAGAACACGGCTGTCGGAGAGGCGATCGTCGGAAGGATGACGCCCCACAGGTTATCGGCAAGACCAACGCCAACGACCACCAGATACGCAGGAACCATGACGACGGCGAGCGGGATCATCAAGGTCGAAATGATGATCACGAAAACCGTCTTGTCGCCGCGAAACCGGTATTTCGACAATGCGAAAGCTGCCATGGCATTGACCAGGAGTGTCAAGACTGTTGCGACGAACGTGACGAACACCGAGTTCTTTAGAAAGGTCAGGAAGTTGAAACGCGTCAATGGATCGGCGTAGTTTTGCGTAGCCACGGTCAGCCGCTGCACGGGCGTGATACTCTTCACATCGACGCTGA is a genomic window of Rhizobium etli 8C-3 containing:
- a CDS encoding carbohydrate ABC transporter permease, yielding MNPIRFLTRRRRAERIDITDILSWIWLFAGTLAVLVPVVWAGLSSLKPAAEITRFPPTLLPRAAVEQTVSGFDKPLSLWQVTIDGETREMAMVRRIGLKAQMVDPVSPQKPVSVDVKSITPVQRLTVATQNYADPLTRFNFLTFLKNSVFVTFVATVLTLLVNAMAAFALSKYRFRGDKTVFVIIISTLMIPLAVVMVPAYLVVVGVGLADNLWGVILPTIASPTAVFLLRQYMLTIPDELIEAARVDAASEFCIFWRIILPLTAPALAVLAIFSVLWRWNDFLWPLIVLNSRENFTLQVGLNAFQGEFSVQWHYILAMTFLSLLPVTIVFVFLQKYITTGIAGTGMK